One Aciduliprofundum boonei T469 genomic region harbors:
- a CDS encoding transposase, whose product MSRKLELYKIVKIGLKALKRANIPLYWSKYSRKDYTIRQHIMLIVLAEYAGSIERMFQIVREMRKIKRAMKLRKIPHKSTISRELRRIPGRWIRVVLREVVKIVGIPSKFAVDSTGIQIYYRSYYYTQRIGRKARREGLKLHAAVDIDSKLITNAIVTKWHANDSPYLIPLLEKERVKEVYADKGYDSLRNIRFVIEQGGTPYIAIRNKARRGLRRRLLEKSKSSEWKKKYSQEGGRAPFLNPQSVFHSFKRIVGDYIFAYSFSVASKLLLFKVLAYDLYV is encoded by the coding sequence ATGAGCAGGAAATTAGAGTTATACAAGATTGTGAAGATAGGGTTGAAAGCGCTAAAGAGAGCGAATATTCCACTTTACTGGAGCAAGTACTCTAGGAAAGATTATACAATACGCCAGCACATTATGCTGATAGTGCTGGCAGAGTATGCAGGAAGCATAGAAAGAATGTTCCAGATAGTGCGAGAAATGAGAAAGATAAAGAGAGCAATGAAATTGAGGAAAATCCCACACAAAAGCACAATTTCAAGAGAGTTGAGAAGAATACCGGGACGATGGATTCGCGTTGTGCTAAGGGAAGTAGTAAAGATAGTAGGAATACCAAGTAAATTTGCTGTAGACTCTACAGGTATTCAAATTTATTATCGTTCATATTACTACACACAGCGAATCGGAAGGAAAGCGAGAAGAGAAGGATTGAAATTGCACGCTGCTGTGGATATTGATTCAAAGCTCATTACCAATGCAATAGTTACAAAATGGCACGCTAATGATTCTCCGTATCTCATCCCTCTTTTGGAGAAAGAGAGAGTAAAAGAAGTGTATGCAGATAAGGGCTATGATTCTCTACGCAACATACGATTTGTAATAGAGCAAGGAGGAACTCCATACATCGCAATCCGTAATAAAGCAAGAAGAGGATTGCGAAGGAGGTTGTTAGAAAAGAGCAAATCGTCAGAGTGGAAAAAGAAGTATTCGCAAGAAGGGGGCAGAGCCCCCTTTCTAAACCCACAATCTGTTTTTCACTCATTCAAAAGAATTGTTGGCGATTACATATTCGCCTATTCTTTCTCTGTTGCTTCTAAACTCCTCCTATTTAAAGTTCTTGCCTATGATCTCTATGTCTAA
- a CDS encoding sulfotransferase: MKRLAFIVGVARTGSQLIRYILNEWSPLYICDEIHYILPWWTFKKDVKSHVDSIKKHHSLDVNKLLKLFYSGKMYGNFWKDELPEIDRKVLEKLLRGCSVLTDKCILKSLILSKSLSLNKEIAGAKFPVNITYAEKLVNWFPEAKILHLVRDPRAIYASMVKKDVKKMKNKGNFKKAIIYYYRLLYLIQQYKSAASFHKKHKSDANYLLIRYEDLIINPNHTLKKICDFLGINFVEEMVNPPVIDSSYAQTKKKRGIDKNALWRWKKTVPPIVSGLISIVLRKEMNLFGYQELKIE; this comes from the coding sequence ATGAAGAGGTTAGCGTTTATTGTAGGCGTAGCAAGAACAGGATCTCAGTTGATAAGATACATACTTAATGAATGGTCCCCACTCTATATATGTGATGAAATTCATTATATTCTTCCTTGGTGGACTTTTAAAAAAGATGTAAAATCGCATGTAGATAGTATTAAAAAACATCATTCTCTTGATGTAAATAAACTTTTGAAACTTTTTTATTCTGGAAAAATGTACGGAAATTTTTGGAAAGATGAATTGCCAGAGATTGATAGAAAAGTTTTAGAGAAATTGCTTAGGGGCTGTTCTGTGCTTACAGATAAATGTATTTTAAAAAGCTTAATTTTATCAAAATCTTTATCTCTTAACAAAGAAATAGCGGGAGCAAAATTTCCTGTCAACATTACCTATGCAGAGAAACTTGTTAACTGGTTTCCAGAAGCAAAAATACTACATCTAGTAAGGGACCCTCGAGCTATTTATGCCTCTATGGTAAAAAAAGATGTGAAAAAAATGAAAAATAAAGGAAATTTCAAAAAAGCAATTATATATTATTATAGACTCTTATATTTAATTCAACAATATAAGAGTGCAGCTAGTTTTCATAAAAAACATAAGAGTGATGCAAATTATTTATTAATTCGATACGAAGATCTGATTATTAATCCTAACCACACTCTTAAAAAAATATGTGATTTTCTAGGAATAAACTTTGTAGAAGAAATGGTGAATCCTCCGGTAATTGACTCATCATATGCACAAACCAAAAAGAAAAGAGGGATAGATAAGAACGCACTTTGGAGATGGAAGAAAACAGTTCCACCTATAGTCTCTGGCTTAATTTCTATAGTTCTTAGAAAGGAGATGAATCTTTTTGGATATCAAGAACTCAAAATAGAGTAG
- a CDS encoding glycosyltransferase family 4 protein, with amino-acid sequence MSNDHKKLTVAFFGAKTYPPEIGGIETHIYNLSQEFQKINIKLIVFTGKNNAKKYERVNENLEIYRVPHLKNRYLLKLSMVFATLRYLKILKNEIDVYHAHDPMFGFFLQILGFKPIVYTAHGCGFLRDDWPFPIKQFLKFMEISIFKRADAVICVDYKTNEVVKKYRKGVTFVIPNGVRPEIFKNLDRSSEYPSDKIIIFSSGRLIPSKGFQDLIDAYLLLPKDVKDKAELFIAGKGPMLEKLRNKVSVDKRIHILGYVPKIEPYFAHADIFVLPSHYEGFPFTLLEAMGAKTACISTDVGDIAQRFHNDKEIILVNKRDIKMLSQQMERLILDSNLRIQLAENASKKIISEYQWSNIAKEIKDIYISVHRKQ; translated from the coding sequence ATGAGTAATGATCACAAAAAATTGACAGTTGCATTTTTTGGTGCAAAAACATATCCTCCAGAAATAGGAGGCATTGAAACACATATCTATAATCTATCCCAAGAGTTTCAAAAAATAAATATTAAATTGATTGTTTTCACTGGGAAAAATAACGCAAAGAAGTATGAAAGAGTTAATGAAAATTTAGAAATTTATAGAGTTCCTCATCTTAAAAATAGATATTTGCTAAAATTGAGTATGGTCTTTGCCACGCTCCGATATTTGAAAATTTTAAAAAATGAAATAGATGTTTATCATGCTCACGATCCGATGTTTGGTTTCTTCTTACAAATCCTTGGATTTAAGCCCATAGTATATACCGCTCATGGATGTGGATTTCTTAGAGATGACTGGCCATTTCCTATTAAACAATTTTTAAAATTTATGGAGATATCCATCTTCAAACGTGCTGATGCAGTAATATGCGTGGATTATAAAACTAATGAAGTGGTGAAGAAATATAGAAAAGGTGTAACTTTTGTAATACCTAATGGAGTAAGACCAGAAATATTTAAAAATCTTGATAGATCCTCCGAGTATCCATCAGATAAGATTATAATATTTTCATCTGGAAGATTAATACCAAGTAAGGGCTTCCAAGATTTGATAGATGCTTATCTATTACTTCCTAAAGATGTTAAAGATAAAGCTGAGCTTTTTATAGCAGGTAAGGGTCCAATGCTGGAGAAACTTAGAAACAAGGTCTCCGTAGATAAAAGAATCCACATCCTAGGATATGTGCCTAAGATTGAGCCCTATTTTGCTCATGCCGATATTTTTGTTTTACCTTCACACTATGAGGGATTTCCGTTTACCCTTCTTGAGGCAATGGGTGCTAAAACCGCATGCATCTCTACAGATGTGGGAGACATAGCTCAGAGATTTCATAATGATAAAGAGATCATACTTGTAAATAAGAGAGATATTAAAATGCTTTCACAACAGATGGAGAGGTTGATATTGGATAGTAATCTTAGAATCCAACTAGCAGAAAATGCTTCTAAGAAAATAATTAGTGAATATCAATGGAGTAATATTGCAAAAGAAATAAAAGATATATATATTTCAGTGCACCGAAAACAATAA
- a CDS encoding glycosyltransferase — protein sequence MVEEMRNLLVISDRYPHQEDPYSASFVKKLIKYEKKYFENVYVISLNPWLPKFIAKRMSNPRWYKDAIAKNYEYDNVHVYFAKYLTGKGTFFLRKKDSFAYPLVDKIIRKNDIKFDLIHAHFAHPAGSVAVKIAEKYEKPLVVTAHAHEIREYPFIDEKLENKVLWVLQSADAIITVSQDNVKKMRAFGFKGKVHVIPNGYDPEVFKPMPKEKIRKELKLPTNKKMIVSVGRLIPRKGYIYLINAVDVLRKKRDDFFTIVIGDGPLKTDLRNEVKKRGLEKYIKFIGEIPLDEDVARYIAAADVFVLPTLDEGNPTVMFESLGCGVPFIGSKVAGIPEIITSEDYGLLTEPKNTADLAKKLSIALDEEWDKSKILEYAKQFSWENISKETIELYYSILSS from the coding sequence ATGGTGGAAGAAATGAGGAATCTTTTGGTTATCAGTGATAGATATCCTCATCAAGAAGATCCATATTCTGCATCTTTCGTTAAGAAATTAATTAAATATGAAAAAAAATACTTTGAAAATGTTTATGTTATTTCTCTTAATCCTTGGCTCCCAAAATTCATAGCTAAGAGAATGAGTAATCCAAGATGGTATAAAGATGCTATTGCCAAAAATTATGAGTATGATAACGTACATGTATATTTTGCAAAATACCTGACTGGGAAAGGTACTTTTTTTCTGAGAAAAAAAGATAGTTTCGCTTATCCGCTGGTTGATAAAATAATCAGAAAAAATGATATAAAATTTGATCTCATCCATGCCCATTTTGCACATCCTGCCGGAAGTGTTGCTGTAAAAATTGCAGAAAAATATGAAAAACCCTTGGTAGTTACTGCCCACGCTCATGAAATTAGAGAGTATCCATTTATAGATGAAAAGCTGGAAAATAAGGTTCTATGGGTACTTCAAAGTGCCGATGCTATTATTACAGTCTCTCAAGATAATGTTAAAAAAATGCGTGCATTTGGATTTAAAGGTAAAGTGCATGTTATTCCAAATGGATATGATCCTGAAGTTTTCAAACCTATGCCAAAGGAAAAGATAAGAAAGGAGCTAAAACTTCCCACAAATAAAAAAATGATTGTTTCTGTAGGGAGATTAATCCCAAGAAAAGGATATATATACCTCATAAATGCAGTAGATGTTCTTAGGAAGAAACGAGATGATTTTTTCACTATTGTTATTGGTGATGGTCCACTCAAAACAGATTTGAGGAACGAAGTTAAAAAAAGAGGATTAGAAAAGTATATAAAATTCATAGGAGAGATCCCTCTTGATGAGGATGTGGCTAGATATATAGCGGCTGCAGATGTGTTTGTACTTCCCACACTTGATGAGGGAAATCCTACCGTGATGTTTGAATCGCTGGGTTGTGGAGTGCCATTTATAGGCTCTAAAGTTGCAGGAATACCAGAGATAATAACTTCTGAGGACTATGGACTGTTGACCGAGCCAAAAAACACTGCCGATCTCGCCAAGAAACTTTCTATAGCACTGGATGAAGAGTGGGATAAAAGTAAAATTTTAGAGTATGCAAAACAATTCAGCTGGGAAAATATAAGCAAGGAAACAATAGAACTCTACTACTCTATTTTGAGTTCTTGA
- a CDS encoding polysaccharide pyruvyl transferase family protein: MKKQKFTITIVNWAGVNTGDDAIFVALMDEIQKIMKKISTDIEFFILTDNDIRIKNIYSKEYAIKDTLRIFEFYKLRNILKVIKILQKSDVIIYGGGDLINGNFQSISFLGLAKLMGIPVFLIGIGATHINSKFLSFITTVVLNHVDIITVRDRDSKYNLKKLGVIKPKIYLTSDIAFLLNSANNKNKLIYNYITNINSKKIIIGINLRAYDPMYSYYSIWDENHIIKEFSKICDYLVDKYNAEIIFLPMVLKNRTLPYYENILSDDDIYMKIFKLVKYRGNIKIIKEDYNPKEFIEFLKQLDLVIAMRLHTLLLASLAGVPIIAISYAPKVSSFMHDLNLLDYTIPIFELRKRKLIDMIQKALNNKSSFTFPPFKQIENAKLNTKILEKKLSQIKYKHFKRRTLAPLLGIPIIIFLNYIFLIISKIITLKGKKRWFK, from the coding sequence ATGAAAAAGCAAAAGTTTACAATAACAATTGTAAATTGGGCAGGTGTAAACACAGGAGATGATGCAATATTTGTAGCGTTAATGGATGAAATCCAAAAGATAATGAAAAAAATATCTACTGATATAGAATTTTTTATTTTGACGGATAATGATATAAGAATTAAAAATATCTACAGTAAGGAATATGCTATCAAAGACACACTTCGCATATTTGAATTTTATAAATTAAGAAATATACTGAAGGTTATAAAAATTCTTCAAAAAAGTGATGTTATTATCTATGGAGGAGGGGATTTAATAAATGGAAATTTCCAAAGTATATCTTTCCTTGGTCTAGCAAAACTTATGGGAATACCTGTTTTTTTGATAGGGATAGGTGCAACCCACATAAATTCAAAATTTTTATCTTTTATTACCACTGTAGTATTAAATCATGTTGATATTATTACTGTTAGAGATAGAGATTCTAAATATAACTTAAAGAAATTGGGTGTTATAAAACCCAAAATTTATTTAACTTCGGATATTGCTTTTTTACTCAATTCCGCAAATAATAAAAATAAATTAATATATAATTATATTACTAATATTAATAGTAAGAAAATCATAATAGGAATAAACCTCCGGGCCTACGATCCAATGTATTCTTATTACTCGATTTGGGATGAAAATCATATTATAAAAGAATTTTCAAAGATATGTGATTATTTAGTTGATAAATACAATGCTGAGATAATTTTCCTTCCTATGGTGCTAAAGAATAGAACACTGCCATATTATGAAAATATATTAAGTGATGATGATATTTATATGAAAATATTTAAACTCGTTAAATATCGGGGTAATATAAAAATAATAAAAGAGGATTACAATCCTAAGGAATTTATCGAATTTTTAAAGCAATTAGATCTAGTAATCGCAATGAGGTTACATACTTTGCTTTTAGCGTCACTTGCTGGAGTTCCAATAATTGCAATCAGTTATGCTCCTAAAGTTTCCTCATTTATGCATGATTTAAATCTTTTGGATTATACAATTCCAATTTTTGAATTGAGAAAAAGGAAACTTATAGATATGATTCAAAAGGCGCTTAATAATAAATCATCCTTTACTTTCCCTCCATTTAAACAGATAGAAAATGCTAAGCTAAATACAAAAATACTTGAAAAAAAGCTATCTCAAATAAAATATAAACATTTTAAAAGAAGAACTCTTGCCCCTCTTTTAGGAATACCTATAATTATTTTTTTAAATTACATATTTCTAATTATTTCTAAGATTATTACTTTAAAAGGTAAAAAGAGGTGGTTTAAATAA
- a CDS encoding glycosyltransferase family 2 protein produces MTNKRLRKPKVSIIILNWNGWRDTIECLESVYQLDYPNYDVVVVDNASTDDSIQKIKKYAKGGLPVKSKFFNYNPTIKPISVFEIDENGFNYFNLKEYERINPNKRMIVIKNHQNYGYAGGNNIGIEFALHYLNPEYIYILNNDVVVEKNNLKELVKVFSIDTKIGFVSPIQLYYDKPEIVNNTGAEIIFSKAKSTHLNNGINISKVHISTKEIPSLSGAAMLVKKEVFKKVGVLNDFFFLYWEETEFIFRAKKFGYKAYMCGRTKIWHKVSVSTKKINLTVLYFDNRNRIIVSKQYAKNKELFLLCLYLIYEIIKFALSSIVKYHSIKRFFVYIHGIFSGLIF; encoded by the coding sequence ATGACAAATAAACGTTTAAGAAAACCTAAAGTTTCTATAATAATTTTAAATTGGAATGGATGGAGAGATACTATAGAATGTCTTGAGTCAGTATATCAATTGGATTATCCTAACTATGATGTGGTTGTTGTTGATAACGCATCCACAGATGATTCAATTCAGAAAATTAAAAAATATGCAAAAGGGGGACTTCCGGTAAAATCCAAATTTTTTAATTATAATCCTACTATCAAACCAATCAGTGTATTTGAAATAGATGAAAACGGGTTTAATTATTTTAATTTGAAGGAATATGAAAGAATAAACCCAAATAAAAGAATGATTGTGATTAAGAATCATCAGAATTATGGTTATGCAGGAGGAAATAATATTGGTATAGAATTTGCGTTACACTACCTAAACCCAGAATATATCTATATTTTGAATAACGATGTGGTAGTTGAGAAAAATAATTTAAAAGAACTTGTAAAAGTCTTTTCAATAGACACAAAAATAGGATTTGTAAGTCCAATCCAGCTTTATTATGATAAGCCAGAGATAGTAAATAATACCGGAGCGGAGATTATTTTTTCTAAGGCAAAATCGACACATCTTAATAATGGGATTAATATTTCGAAAGTTCATATTTCTACAAAAGAAATCCCTTCACTCAGTGGTGCAGCAATGTTGGTAAAAAAAGAGGTATTCAAAAAAGTTGGAGTGTTAAATGATTTCTTCTTTCTTTACTGGGAAGAAACAGAATTTATATTTAGAGCGAAAAAATTTGGATATAAAGCATACATGTGTGGAAGAACAAAAATTTGGCATAAAGTATCTGTTTCTACAAAAAAGATAAACTTAACTGTACTTTATTTTGATAACAGAAACAGAATAATTGTGAGTAAGCAGTATGCAAAGAATAAAGAGTTATTTTTATTGTGCTTATATCTTATTTATGAAATTATTAAATTTGCGTTGTCATCTATTGTGAAATATCATTCGATAAAAAGATTTTTTGTTTATATACATGGTATTTTTTCAGGTTTGATCTTTTAA
- a CDS encoding radical SAM/SPASM domain-containing protein, translating to MSYTVKDPPEGIVAVTYRCNARCYMCNIWKHPSDPKDEIKADDLVSLPGDKKKMRSLNITGGEPFIRTDLGDIISVLRPKTKRLVISTNGYFTDRIVKIAEEFPDIGIRVSLEGLPAVSDKLRGLLNGFDHGLRTLLKLHEMGFKDIGFGITVSDLNHKDMLELYTLAAATGWEFATAVLHNSFYFHKFDNKIEYQNEVAKSFEILINKLLKTHRVKNWYRAFFNYGIINRIYGNPRLLPCGAGTDLFYVDPYGNVRPCNAMDFVIGNIKEETFDKIWRSEKAKEMRERVRSCTMNCWMIGSASPAIRKDLWRVTKWVVKAKFNSLLGKEIKYEDMEKWWKK from the coding sequence ATGAGTTACACTGTAAAGGACCCTCCTGAGGGCATAGTAGCAGTCACCTATAGGTGTAATGCAAGATGTTATATGTGTAACATATGGAAACATCCCTCAGATCCCAAGGATGAAATCAAAGCTGATGACTTAGTCTCTTTACCTGGTGATAAAAAGAAGATGAGATCATTAAATATCACTGGTGGGGAACCTTTTATTAGAACTGATTTGGGAGATATCATTAGCGTTCTTCGTCCTAAAACAAAGAGACTTGTAATTTCCACAAATGGCTATTTTACAGATAGAATTGTAAAAATAGCTGAGGAGTTTCCAGATATAGGAATAAGAGTTAGTTTAGAGGGTTTACCCGCTGTTAGCGATAAATTAAGAGGGTTACTTAATGGATTTGATCATGGATTGAGAACCTTACTAAAACTTCATGAGATGGGTTTTAAAGATATTGGATTTGGGATTACGGTATCAGATCTAAATCACAAAGATATGCTTGAGCTGTATACTTTAGCTGCAGCTACTGGCTGGGAGTTTGCCACTGCAGTGCTTCATAACTCTTTCTATTTCCACAAATTTGATAATAAAATAGAGTATCAAAATGAAGTGGCTAAATCTTTTGAGATTCTCATCAATAAATTACTGAAAACTCATAGAGTTAAAAATTGGTATAGGGCATTTTTCAACTATGGTATTATTAATAGAATTTATGGCAATCCTAGGTTGCTTCCCTGTGGTGCAGGTACTGATCTGTTCTATGTAGATCCCTACGGAAATGTTAGACCCTGTAATGCTATGGATTTTGTGATAGGCAATATTAAAGAGGAAACTTTCGATAAAATTTGGAGAAGCGAGAAAGCAAAGGAGATGAGAGAACGTGTTAGAAGTTGTACTATGAATTGCTGGATGATTGGAAGCGCTTCTCCTGCCATAAGAAAGGATCTGTGGAGAGTTACCAAATGGGTAGTAAAAGCGAAGTTTAATTCATTACTTGGTAAAGAAATAAAATATGAGGATATGGAGAAATGGTGGAAGAAATGA
- a CDS encoding glycosyltransferase family 4 protein, translating to MIIGKYPTNERIVKGGIESAVYGLVHALKKRYKNKIEISLISPNSEKDFYKKENDIEVKYISNPYRWQLLYAFRLKDILGVLKNREFTIVHLHGSSLLNLFTILYLLIKGIPFVVTIHGIVSIEHKNRFVLNKNLKNFIKFIIHSFVEYTILILSKFIIVDTEYVKKKLPFTNHKKVFVVPQGINEIFFNIEDQPIFGDILSVGVISPRKGYEYSIQAIAKLKNRFPEIHYEIIGAMNSLEQKEYYKKLRALIKKFKLENTVFIYPNKSKNFLIEHLKKAYIFILHSQEESQGIAFCEAMAAGKPIVATNVGGVPYVVKNEVTGFLSDYGDVKSFIENITKLLEDPQLRNYMSKNCRIEAKKYDWNKISTDIIRIYEDLVKKRSFHK from the coding sequence ATGATCATTGGAAAATATCCTACAAATGAAAGAATCGTGAAAGGGGGGATCGAATCTGCTGTGTATGGATTAGTACATGCACTCAAGAAAAGATATAAAAATAAAATTGAAATCTCTCTAATCTCTCCTAACAGTGAAAAAGATTTTTATAAAAAGGAGAATGATATAGAAGTTAAATATATATCAAATCCATATAGATGGCAACTTTTGTATGCATTCAGACTAAAGGATATTCTAGGAGTGTTGAAAAATAGAGAGTTTACAATAGTACATTTACACGGTAGCAGCTTACTCAATTTATTTACTATTTTATATCTCCTGATTAAGGGAATCCCCTTTGTGGTGACTATTCATGGCATTGTCAGTATCGAACATAAGAATAGATTTGTGTTAAATAAAAACCTAAAAAATTTTATAAAATTTATTATTCATTCCTTTGTAGAATATACAATTTTAATTTTATCAAAATTCATAATTGTAGATACAGAATATGTAAAGAAAAAGCTCCCTTTTACTAATCATAAAAAAGTATTTGTAGTGCCCCAAGGAATAAATGAAATATTTTTCAATATTGAAGATCAACCAATCTTTGGAGATATTTTATCTGTAGGAGTTATTTCTCCTCGTAAGGGATATGAATATTCTATCCAAGCAATAGCAAAATTAAAAAATAGATTTCCAGAGATCCATTATGAGATTATAGGAGCTATGAATAGTCTAGAGCAAAAAGAATATTATAAAAAATTAAGAGCTCTAATAAAGAAATTTAAACTGGAAAACACTGTGTTTATCTATCCAAATAAATCTAAAAACTTTTTAATAGAACATTTGAAAAAAGCATATATATTCATACTTCACTCGCAGGAAGAGTCCCAAGGGATTGCATTTTGTGAAGCTATGGCTGCAGGCAAACCAATAGTGGCTACTAATGTGGGAGGTGTTCCATACGTTGTGAAAAATGAGGTGACAGGATTTTTAAGTGATTATGGTGATGTAAAATCTTTTATAGAAAATATAACCAAATTATTAGAGGATCCACAACTACGAAATTATATGAGTAAAAACTGTAGAATTGAGGCAAAAAAATATGATTGGAATAAGATATCCACTGATATTATAAGGATATATGAGGATTTAGTAAAGAAGAGAAGCTTTCATAAGTAA
- a CDS encoding glycosyltransferase 4 family protein has translation MLELVILGLALLLTLLFTYLFTQLWIRTAKKFRLMGKDMNKYDHPEIAEAGGIGVIIGITIGIFIYLFLKALFGSDTHLAEIYATLSAVILAGLIGFSDDILGWKEGIPQRYKPILTTILALPFMTLTLIHPYYNSFESWRVPLWMYSLLFVPIAIIGTSNAINMVAGYNGLEAGLSSIILLTMAIKAYSMSELWISYMALLAVAALIGFLAFNWYPAKVFPGDSLTYPIGTYIGALAILGNMELFGALLFPLYYTKLILYIKAKKIDKVGDIEEFGVPDKNNHLKMPNKKIYGVTHLAILIQKKIRGFATERGVVITLLSIQTLISLIVLCIFYFIS, from the coding sequence ATGCTTGAACTTGTTATCTTGGGACTAGCTCTACTCCTCACATTATTATTTACATATTTATTTACACAGCTTTGGATTAGGACTGCTAAAAAATTTAGATTAATGGGAAAGGACATGAACAAGTATGACCACCCCGAAATTGCAGAGGCTGGTGGTATTGGAGTTATAATAGGAATAACCATTGGAATATTCATTTATCTATTCTTGAAAGCTCTGTTCGGTTCTGATACCCATCTTGCTGAAATCTATGCAACTCTTTCTGCCGTTATTTTGGCAGGATTGATAGGATTCAGCGATGATATTCTGGGATGGAAAGAGGGTATACCTCAAAGATACAAGCCTATTCTTACAACAATCTTAGCATTGCCGTTTATGACTCTAACCCTGATCCATCCATACTACAACTCTTTCGAGAGTTGGAGAGTGCCTCTCTGGATGTACTCACTCCTATTCGTGCCCATTGCAATTATTGGTACTTCTAATGCCATAAATATGGTAGCTGGTTACAATGGATTAGAGGCAGGATTGTCATCCATAATACTCCTAACTATGGCAATAAAAGCCTACAGTATGAGTGAACTTTGGATATCTTACATGGCACTTCTAGCGGTAGCGGCACTCATAGGATTCTTGGCATTTAATTGGTATCCTGCAAAGGTGTTTCCTGGAGATTCACTGACATATCCAATAGGCACATACATAGGCGCCCTAGCCATTCTAGGAAATATGGAGCTATTTGGAGCACTATTGTTTCCTTTGTATTATACTAAACTTATTCTTTATATAAAGGCGAAAAAAATAGATAAAGTCGGGGATATAGAAGAATTTGGAGTACCTGATAAAAACAATCATCTTAAAATGCCAAATAAGAAAATATATGGTGTTACACATCTAGCAATTCTAATACAGAAGAAAATTAGAGGGTTTGCTACGGAGAGGGGTGTGGTTATTACCTTGTTGTCTATTCAAACATTGATCTCGTTAATAGTACTGTGCATTTTCTATTTCATATCTTAA
- a CDS encoding glycosyltransferase family 4 protein has translation MNILKSRVPDSDIIIATSWETAYFVNNLPKEKGEKFYFVQHYEIWDLWSNLSCWEKAIKIEKDGIRLPLAMTYVSPEKPYIKKFKAMVDYSYVLPLKKITISLWLKNLLEQRFKQKVYDVIPNGINFDIFYCSKNEKNWNSEKKIILMPYRGIRWKGDEDGIYALNNIHKRYGHKVEIWLYGPKSSHLPQWIKFFERPNDEKLRELYCKAHIFVAPSWVEGFYLPPLEAMACKCSVVTTNVGAVPDYVIPEQTAIVVPPRSPQKIEEGLSYLLDNWSIAKRIAENGYKYVRQLTWEKSVDKLERLFKKVITEKIK, from the coding sequence GTGAATATACTTAAAAGTAGAGTTCCCGACTCTGACATTATAATAGCCACCTCTTGGGAAACTGCATATTTTGTTAACAATTTACCAAAAGAAAAAGGGGAGAAATTTTATTTTGTTCAGCACTATGAAATATGGGATCTTTGGAGCAACTTGAGCTGCTGGGAAAAAGCTATAAAAATTGAGAAAGATGGTATAAGGCTCCCTCTTGCAATGACATATGTTTCCCCAGAGAAACCGTATATTAAAAAATTTAAAGCTATGGTGGATTATAGCTACGTTCTACCATTGAAGAAAATAACCATATCTTTATGGCTTAAAAATCTTTTAGAGCAACGTTTTAAACAGAAAGTTTATGATGTTATACCGAATGGTATTAATTTTGATATATTTTATTGTAGTAAAAATGAAAAAAATTGGAATTCTGAGAAAAAAATTATTTTAATGCCATATCGTGGAATTAGGTGGAAAGGCGATGAGGATGGCATTTATGCTCTTAATAATATACATAAAAGATATGGCCATAAGGTAGAAATATGGCTGTATGGACCAAAATCATCTCATTTACCTCAATGGATTAAATTTTTTGAGAGACCTAACGATGAGAAATTGAGGGAATTATATTGCAAAGCTCATATTTTTGTAGCCCCAAGTTGGGTCGAAGGATTTTATTTGCCGCCTTTAGAGGCTATGGCTTGTAAATGCTCCGTGGTTACTACTAACGTAGGTGCAGTACCCGATTACGTAATTCCTGAGCAAACTGCAATTGTTGTCCCTCCCAGAAGTCCTCAAAAAATCGAGGAAGGATTAAGTTATTTGCTTGATAATTGGAGCATTGCTAAAAGAATTGCAGAGAATGGATATAAATATGTAAGACAACTAACTTGGGAAAAAAGTGTGGATAAATTGGAAAGATTATTTAAAAAGGTAATTACGGAAAAGATTAAATGA